Proteins co-encoded in one Haloarcula pelagica genomic window:
- a CDS encoding transcription factor S, with protein sequence MQFCDDCGSMMHADGDEMVCQSCGTRTAKDQDRAADFVTTDEQSDDDLIETEEGANFEGKPTANDVTCDECGHGKAWYTIKQTGSADEPPTRFFKCQDCGHRWREYN encoded by the coding sequence ATGCAGTTCTGCGACGACTGCGGTTCGATGATGCACGCCGACGGCGACGAGATGGTCTGTCAGTCCTGTGGCACACGGACGGCCAAAGACCAGGACCGCGCCGCCGACTTTGTCACCACGGACGAACAGAGCGACGACGACCTCATCGAGACCGAGGAGGGCGCGAACTTCGAGGGGAAACCGACCGCGAACGACGTGACCTGCGACGAGTGTGGGCACGGGAAGGCCTGGTACACGATCAAACAGACCGGCTCTGCCGACGAACCGCCGACGAGGTTCTTCAAGTGTCAGGACTGTGGCCACCGCTGGCGGGAGTACAATTAA
- a CDS encoding NUDIX hydrolase — protein MTLEERTREAVRAELERLVDRYGEVEVDRQTVTNEPELFEQGRQLAREGWLGDAGVWVTDDEGRVLLIRHEGAPDTWGTPGGGHDPATDDGLDATASRTLTEQTGVEADLSSLDYARWQTIVNDADADDRLHMLSVEFEGTAVSTDITEGKAEHGILAAAWFRNLPESLHEIPGRKAAEAGEADDTE, from the coding sequence ATGACGCTCGAAGAACGAACGCGGGAGGCGGTCCGGGCGGAGCTGGAACGGCTCGTCGACCGCTACGGCGAGGTCGAGGTCGACCGCCAGACCGTGACCAACGAGCCAGAGCTGTTCGAACAGGGGCGCCAACTGGCCCGGGAGGGGTGGCTGGGCGACGCGGGCGTCTGGGTCACCGACGACGAGGGCCGGGTGCTGCTCATCCGCCACGAGGGCGCGCCCGACACCTGGGGGACGCCGGGTGGCGGCCACGACCCGGCGACCGACGACGGCCTCGACGCCACGGCGTCGCGGACGCTGACCGAGCAGACAGGCGTCGAGGCAGACCTGTCGTCGTTGGACTATGCCCGCTGGCAGACCATCGTCAACGACGCCGACGCCGACGACCGCCTCCACATGCTCAGCGTGGAGTTCGAGGGGACGGCCGTCTCGACCGACATCACCGAAGGCAAGGCCGAACACGGAATCCTCGCCGCGGCGTGGTTCCGGAACCTCCCGGAGTCGCTCCACGAGATTCCCGGGCGAAAAGCCGCCGAGGCCGGGGAAGCCGACGACACCGAGTGA
- a CDS encoding Vms1/Ankzf1 family peptidyl-tRNA hydrolase has protein sequence MLDRVLGRASLKERVADLEEEKRHLERQLEAEEERRAEATTARQRAEERENRLEDRIEELEDRVERLQRDGQEASFRAEERLRRDRLSAVLDRLASVETGPEGVLTAYVDSEGTVPDAVSTAFGDRAELVARAAPCLAVADDSGLLSACLSVPNPPEPFAEWGDRVELERSWFEPTGSYSVALVRSDLFALGEYEGRQRTAFHGFDSELKSQHSKGGFSQARFERLRDQQIDSHLDRCRAAIEAVGPERLYVVGEGSVIHEFEDLAAVTSAVDATGDPEPALADAVESFWTVRLRVP, from the coding sequence ATGCTGGACCGGGTGCTGGGTCGGGCGTCGCTGAAAGAACGCGTCGCCGACCTCGAAGAGGAGAAGCGCCACCTCGAACGGCAACTCGAAGCCGAGGAGGAGCGCCGTGCGGAGGCGACGACCGCTCGGCAGCGCGCCGAGGAGCGGGAGAACAGGCTCGAAGACCGGATCGAGGAGCTAGAAGACCGCGTCGAGCGGCTCCAGCGCGACGGCCAGGAGGCGAGCTTCCGGGCCGAGGAACGGCTCCGTCGGGACCGTCTCTCGGCGGTCCTCGATCGACTCGCGAGCGTCGAGACCGGTCCGGAGGGCGTCCTCACCGCCTACGTCGACAGCGAGGGGACGGTTCCGGACGCCGTCTCGACCGCTTTCGGCGACCGGGCCGAACTCGTCGCCCGGGCCGCACCCTGTCTGGCCGTGGCAGACGACAGCGGGCTGCTCTCGGCGTGTCTCTCCGTGCCGAACCCTCCCGAGCCGTTCGCCGAGTGGGGCGACCGTGTGGAACTGGAACGGTCGTGGTTCGAGCCGACCGGGAGCTACAGCGTGGCGCTGGTCCGGTCGGACCTGTTCGCGCTGGGCGAGTACGAGGGCCGCCAGCGGACCGCGTTCCACGGTTTCGACTCGGAGCTGAAGAGTCAACACTCCAAGGGCGGGTTCTCGCAGGCGCGCTTCGAACGGCTGCGCGACCAGCAGATCGACAGCCACCTCGATCGCTGTCGGGCGGCCATCGAGGCGGTCGGCCCAGAGCGGCTCTACGTCGTCGGCGAGGGGTCTGTGATCCACGAGTTCGAGGACCTCGCCGCGGTGACCAGCGCCGTCGACGCGACCGGTGACCCCGAACCGGCGCTTGCCGACGCCGTCGAGTCGTTCTGGACGGTGCGGCTCCGGGTCCCATGA
- a CDS encoding HTR-like protein translates to MERIPFGVRQLDSIVNGGAPTGSVVLLSGEAGAGAREFMHTSAVVNGLAHADDELFDLHYGTPSANAVLPEEVHYISFTASGSQLVEEMRIAMDDDVVDAGTEAVDFHDLSERYFHISPVPREWYADRTPNIKDLRTRHEREDLLGALGMLLNDVAGGNLVVIDSLSDLISGMGEEITWADISFLVSGLQKAAYEWGGLILLYVNHDTLSDVRHGQLSDAAHGTMRFAWESGGSTRARTLVIKQFRGVLSEIEDENIVQFETEIGDAGFDISDVRKIR, encoded by the coding sequence ATGGAGCGGATTCCGTTCGGTGTCAGGCAACTGGACTCCATCGTCAACGGTGGGGCGCCGACCGGGAGTGTGGTTCTCCTGTCGGGCGAGGCCGGTGCCGGCGCCCGGGAGTTCATGCACACGAGCGCCGTCGTCAACGGCCTCGCTCACGCCGACGACGAACTGTTCGACCTCCACTACGGGACGCCGTCGGCCAACGCCGTCCTGCCCGAGGAGGTCCACTACATCTCGTTTACCGCAAGCGGCTCACAGCTCGTCGAGGAGATGCGCATCGCGATGGACGACGACGTGGTCGACGCCGGGACCGAGGCCGTCGACTTTCACGACCTCTCCGAGCGGTACTTCCACATCAGCCCGGTGCCCCGCGAGTGGTACGCCGACCGGACGCCCAACATCAAGGACCTCCGGACACGCCACGAGCGCGAGGACCTGTTGGGCGCGCTCGGCATGTTGTTGAACGATGTCGCCGGCGGAAACCTCGTCGTCATCGACTCCCTCTCGGACCTGATCAGCGGCATGGGCGAGGAGATCACCTGGGCCGACATCAGCTTCCTCGTCTCCGGCCTCCAGAAGGCGGCCTACGAGTGGGGCGGACTGATCCTGCTGTATGTCAACCACGACACGCTCTCGGATGTCAGGCACGGCCAACTCAGCGACGCCGCCCACGGCACCATGCGCTTCGCCTGGGAGTCCGGCGGATCGACCCGTGCCCGTACGCTCGTCATCAAGCAGTTCCGGGGCGTCCTCTCGGAGATCGAAGACGAGAACATCGTCCAGTTCGAGACGGAGATCGGCGACGCGGGCTTCGACATCAGCGACGTTCGCAAGATCCGATAG
- a CDS encoding HNH endonuclease: MNSKYTDPNTYSGDYPPDWDARRRYVYERDDWTCQRCGTASGPHGGQDSPALHAHHQTPLSHGGSNGLNNLVTLCEACHDSAHDHEIATERPSRSQGQPQSRASRSRDRQQSQSGSQSLLSRVVLGAITGPVALLATLVVLAIGVWETGPAVSTGWVLAVSAVWLLVATRFVATTLWAGWWVALLVGPAISVHPRSFWGLLPPHPLGNLFFLAVSGPLLGLLWSQVGDSVDFSLDDDSMFS; encoded by the coding sequence ATGAATTCCAAATACACTGATCCAAACACATACAGCGGGGACTACCCGCCCGACTGGGATGCCCGGCGTCGCTACGTCTACGAACGGGACGACTGGACCTGCCAGCGGTGTGGGACCGCGAGTGGGCCACACGGCGGCCAGGACAGCCCCGCCCTCCACGCGCATCATCAGACCCCGCTGAGTCACGGCGGCTCGAACGGCCTGAACAACCTCGTCACGTTGTGTGAAGCGTGTCACGACAGCGCCCACGATCACGAGATTGCCACCGAGCGGCCCAGTCGTTCACAGGGGCAGCCACAGTCCCGAGCCAGTCGCTCACGGGACCGACAGCAGTCACAGTCCGGCAGCCAGTCGCTGCTCTCCAGGGTCGTCCTCGGCGCGATCACCGGTCCGGTGGCCCTGCTTGCCACCCTCGTGGTGCTCGCCATCGGCGTCTGGGAGACCGGACCCGCCGTGTCGACGGGCTGGGTCCTCGCGGTCAGTGCCGTCTGGCTGCTCGTCGCCACGCGGTTCGTCGCGACGACACTCTGGGCCGGGTGGTGGGTCGCCCTCCTCGTCGGACCGGCCATCTCCGTTCACCCCCGGTCGTTCTGGGGACTGCTCCCGCCCCACCCGCTCGGGAACCTGTTCTTCCTGGCCGTCTCCGGGCCGTTGCTGGGACTGCTGTGGTCCCAGGTCGGTGACAGCGTCGACTTCTCGCTGGACGACGACTCGATGTTCTCGTAG
- a CDS encoding ribbon-helix-helix protein, CopG family, with protein MASESTEEGSITVELSGELDEWLDDRAARLGVSRDEVVRQLLASYRAADELDDDLGVSSLVDGDATEADIAATVDDRVTDRAEQIIGDRLPDIVDAVEGRLDADISDVETEFQEKVEDVRERVIQLKRELDRKAPKDHDHEAFEELDRLDDEVERLTADLASFRDEVDASLADRGDRIEALAERLDDVEDKLERVAWVVTDLREEQGGQNTHRRAVDRIKRAAAQEGITAASCESCGEQVDIALLTEPQCPHCETTVTDVRPDGGFLRKKARLVTASQLEAGDTDE; from the coding sequence ATGGCCAGTGAGTCGACGGAGGAGGGGAGTATCACCGTCGAGCTCTCGGGGGAGCTCGACGAGTGGCTCGACGACCGGGCCGCCCGGCTGGGGGTCTCCCGAGACGAAGTCGTCCGACAGCTACTGGCGTCGTATCGGGCTGCCGACGAGCTAGACGACGACCTGGGGGTATCGTCGCTCGTCGACGGGGACGCCACCGAGGCCGACATCGCTGCAACCGTCGACGACCGCGTCACGGACCGGGCAGAGCAGATCATCGGCGACCGACTGCCCGACATCGTCGACGCCGTCGAGGGCCGTCTCGACGCCGACATCAGCGATGTCGAGACCGAGTTCCAGGAGAAAGTCGAAGACGTTCGCGAGCGGGTCATCCAGCTCAAACGGGAACTCGACCGGAAGGCGCCCAAAGACCACGACCACGAGGCCTTCGAGGAACTCGACCGACTCGACGACGAAGTCGAGCGGCTGACCGCCGACCTGGCGTCGTTTCGCGACGAGGTCGACGCCTCACTCGCCGACCGGGGCGACCGGATCGAGGCCCTCGCCGAGCGGCTCGACGACGTGGAGGACAAACTCGAACGGGTCGCCTGGGTCGTCACCGACCTCCGGGAGGAACAGGGCGGCCAGAACACCCACAGACGGGCCGTCGATCGGATCAAACGTGCTGCTGCCCAGGAGGGCATCACCGCTGCCAGTTGTGAGAGCTGTGGCGAGCAGGTCGACATCGCGTTGCTCACCGAGCCACAGTGTCCCCACTGCGAGACGACCGTCACGGATGTCCGCCCCGACGGCGGCTTCCTCCGGAAGAAGGCCCGGCTGGTGACCGCTTCGCAACTGGAAGCGGGCGATACCGATGAGTGA